In Deltaproteobacteria bacterium HGW-Deltaproteobacteria-2, the following are encoded in one genomic region:
- a CDS encoding Zn-dependent hydrolase, giving the protein MRANTEEIIRGVYLIGGSGITSADDAAIYLIDFAGDLVMIDAGAGRSSSQIIRNIEMLGLNPANISHLILTHCHIDHIGSAPFFKKQYRTKILIHELDAEAVENGDSRKTAANWYGMTFPPMAVDQKLKGEHETLKYGQEELHCLHTPGHTPGSISLYLDREGKRVLFGQDIHGPFHKDFDSDIKAWKKSMKNLLALDADILCEGHFGIYESKEGVRSYIERYLEEYE; this is encoded by the coding sequence ATGAGAGCGAACACTGAAGAAATAATCAGAGGCGTTTATCTAATCGGCGGTTCCGGAATAACATCAGCCGATGACGCGGCGATTTATCTGATAGATTTCGCGGGAGATCTGGTTATGATTGACGCCGGTGCCGGCAGAAGCTCATCCCAGATTATTCGTAATATTGAAATGCTTGGCCTGAATCCCGCGAATATTTCTCATTTGATACTGACACATTGTCACATAGATCACATCGGTTCAGCGCCTTTTTTCAAAAAGCAATACCGCACCAAGATCCTGATTCATGAACTGGACGCCGAGGCTGTGGAGAATGGTGATTCCCGTAAAACTGCGGCCAACTGGTATGGTATGACTTTCCCGCCGATGGCAGTGGATCAGAAGCTAAAAGGTGAGCACGAGACATTAAAATATGGTCAGGAAGAATTACATTGTCTGCATACACCCGGCCACACGCCTGGTTCTATTTCTCTTTATCTGGACCGGGAAGGGAAGAGGGTTCTCTTCGGGCAGGACATTCATGGTCCGTTTCACAAAGACTTCGATTCCGATATCAAAGCATGGAAGAAATCCATGAAGAATTTGTTGGCGTTGGATGCCGATATTCTCTGCGAAGGACATTTCGGAATATATGAATCAAAAGAAGGTGTGCGCTCTTACATTGAGCGGTATCTGGAAGAATACGAATAA
- a CDS encoding PTS fructose transporter subunit IIA, translated as MPFRRGIIMIGVLITTHGNLGNELIKSAELIKGPLNGILHICVDQAKDVEDLKKEISNAIKKLDKGKGVLVLTDLFGGTPSNISLSFMKEGKVEVLTGVNLPMVLKLSEVKEDMTLRDFACLVKNYGEKNIMLASEILSKKASR; from the coding sequence ATGCCTTTTCGGAGGGGAATAATAATGATTGGTGTACTTATTACGACGCATGGCAATTTGGGAAATGAGTTGATAAAATCGGCAGAATTAATCAAGGGGCCATTAAACGGTATATTGCACATTTGTGTTGATCAGGCAAAAGATGTTGAAGATTTAAAAAAAGAAATCAGCAATGCCATCAAAAAACTGGATAAAGGCAAAGGAGTGTTGGTTCTTACAGACCTCTTTGGCGGGACGCCTTCCAATATTTCGCTTTCTTTTATGAAAGAAGGAAAAGTTGAAGTTCTCACTGGGGTTAATTTGCCAATGGTGCTTAAGTTGTCGGAAGTCAAAGAAGATATGACTTTACGTGATTTTGCCTGTCTTGTTAAAAATTACGGGGAAAAAAATATTATGCTGGCTAGTGAAATTTTAAGCAAAAAAGCTAGCCGGTAA
- the pssA gene encoding CDP-diacylglycerol--serine O-phosphatidyltransferase: MITSTPKKPFSMIREFYLADWFTLANAVCGTGALFSIITYLEQHDVRHVYFSCSLVLVALIFDFLDGRIARWRKKTSILGRELDSLADIISFGVAPAIIAYGCGMQGLYDRIVLVFFVACGVSRLARYNVTAETLSQGTDKVKYFEGTPIPTSILLVFILSLATWFGAINQNLWFGEITIVGFKLHPLVLMFALSGSLMISRFHIPKP; the protein is encoded by the coding sequence ATGATTACAAGTACCCCGAAAAAACCGTTTTCGATGATTCGAGAGTTCTACTTGGCAGACTGGTTTACTCTTGCGAACGCTGTCTGCGGCACAGGTGCACTCTTCTCTATCATAACATATCTCGAACAGCATGATGTCAGGCACGTCTATTTCTCATGCAGTCTCGTCTTAGTTGCACTGATATTTGACTTCTTAGACGGTCGCATCGCCAGGTGGCGGAAAAAGACTTCGATACTAGGTCGAGAACTCGACTCACTAGCTGATATTATCTCCTTCGGAGTGGCCCCCGCAATCATCGCGTATGGTTGCGGTATGCAAGGCCTGTACGATCGCATCGTCTTGGTTTTTTTCGTTGCTTGCGGGGTATCACGCCTTGCCAGGTACAATGTCACTGCAGAAACATTATCCCAGGGAACTGACAAGGTGAAGTACTTCGAGGGAACACCAATACCGACTTCGATTCTCCTCGTCTTTATCCTCTCACTGGCGACATGGTTCGGTGCAATAAACCAGAACCTGTGGTTCGGCGAGATTACTATTGTCGGCTTCAAACTTCATCCTCTCGTTCTCATGTTTGCTCTTTCGGGTTCGTTGATGATAAGTCGATTCCATATCCCCAAGCCATAA
- a CDS encoding dihydroorotate dehydrogenase, translated as MAVHLGRLKLKNPVITASGTFGYGEEYADYVDLNKLGAIVVKGLSLKPRLGNPPPRIMETTGGMLNSVGLQNIGVDVFIEEKLPFLRQYDTAVIANIYGETYDEYKKVAKKLSAVKGVHALEVNISCPNVKKGGVSFGSDPKVAAKVTQTVKEETSLPVIVKLTPNVTDIAAIAQAVEKAGADAISLINTLTGMAVDLKTRKPYLRNITGGLSGPAIKPIALRMVWEVLQRVSVPVIGIGGIMTAEDALEFLILGAQAVQIGTANFINPHATMEIIEGIKDYLTANKIKDVNEIIGTFQS; from the coding sequence ATGGCCGTGCATCTGGGACGGTTAAAATTAAAAAATCCGGTAATAACGGCATCGGGCACTTTCGGTTACGGTGAGGAATATGCTGATTATGTGGACTTAAATAAGCTGGGCGCCATCGTTGTCAAAGGATTATCTCTGAAACCGCGTCTGGGAAATCCACCGCCGCGCATAATGGAAACAACCGGCGGCATGCTCAACTCGGTAGGGTTGCAGAATATTGGGGTAGACGTTTTTATCGAAGAGAAGCTTCCCTTTCTTCGCCAATATGATACTGCGGTAATTGCCAACATCTACGGCGAAACCTATGATGAATACAAAAAAGTGGCGAAAAAATTAAGTGCGGTAAAAGGTGTACACGCTCTGGAAGTAAATATTTCCTGCCCTAATGTGAAAAAGGGAGGAGTGAGTTTTGGTTCCGATCCTAAAGTTGCCGCCAAAGTGACGCAAACGGTAAAAGAAGAAACCTCTTTGCCCGTCATCGTCAAGCTTACTCCCAATGTAACTGATATCGCTGCTATCGCTCAGGCTGTGGAAAAAGCAGGAGCGGACGCAATATCATTGATTAATACGCTGACGGGAATGGCTGTTGATTTAAAAACAAGAAAACCTTATTTAAGAAATATTACCGGCGGATTATCAGGTCCGGCAATCAAGCCTATTGCTCTGCGTATGGTCTGGGAGGTTCTACAAAGAGTTTCTGTGCCGGTTATCGGAATCGGCGGAATAATGACAGCCGAGGACGCGCTGGAATTTTTAATTCTGGGAGCGCAAGCGGTACAGATAGGTACGGCAAATTTTATCAATCCTCACGCCACGATGGAAATTATCGAAGGAATAAAAGATTACCTCACCGCAAACAAAATAAAAGACGTCAACGAGATTATCGGCACCTTCCAATCCTAA
- a CDS encoding S-adenosylhomocysteine deaminase — translation MREVDLIITGGKALLLDSKNTYLDHAAIAINAGNIIAVGHTEQITKQYQAKKTITANDSLIMPGFVNCHTHAAMTCFRGIADDLELMDWLNNYIFPAEAKNVNKELAYWGSLLAAAEMIKSGTTTFCDMYIFEDETARAAKEAGMRCLVGEVLFDFPSPNFKTTAEGIAYTKMLIEKWKGDPLVNIIIEPHALYTCSNPLLTEVKRLAEDYHLPIGLHLLENAAEKKQLEEKFGKGAVSFLKDIGYLDEQLIAFHCVCFKDEDIKLFADHGCKVVHNPASNMKLASGVAPVPEMLNAGVMVGLGTDGCASNNNLDMIKEMSTAAKLHKVARLDPTVMDAQTVVRMATIEGAKALSMDKITGSLEAGKKADIIVIGLNKPHLTPIYSEYSHLVYAMSGADVDTVIINGKVVMENRKFLTINEAEVMQKAREIAVKVKQSLRK, via the coding sequence ATGCGCGAAGTTGATTTAATCATCACCGGCGGGAAAGCACTTCTGCTCGACTCTAAAAACACTTATCTTGATCACGCCGCTATCGCGATTAACGCGGGCAATATTATTGCTGTTGGTCATACTGAACAAATAACAAAACAATATCAAGCTAAAAAAACCATCACGGCCAATGATTCTCTGATTATGCCCGGCTTTGTCAATTGTCACACGCATGCGGCAATGACCTGTTTTCGCGGTATCGCCGATGACCTGGAACTTATGGACTGGCTCAATAATTACATCTTTCCCGCCGAAGCCAAAAATGTGAATAAAGAGCTTGCTTACTGGGGCTCGCTGCTGGCCGCCGCCGAAATGATCAAATCCGGCACTACCACTTTTTGCGATATGTACATATTCGAAGATGAAACTGCCCGCGCGGCAAAAGAGGCTGGAATGCGCTGTCTTGTAGGAGAAGTGCTGTTTGATTTCCCCTCGCCTAACTTTAAAACTACCGCAGAAGGTATTGCTTACACAAAAATGCTTATCGAAAAATGGAAGGGCGATCCTCTGGTCAATATAATTATCGAGCCGCACGCGCTCTATACCTGTTCAAATCCTCTGCTGACCGAGGTGAAAAGACTTGCCGAAGATTATCATCTGCCGATAGGGCTGCACCTGCTGGAAAACGCCGCAGAAAAAAAACAGCTTGAAGAAAAGTTCGGAAAAGGCGCAGTCTCTTTCCTGAAAGACATTGGTTATCTCGACGAGCAATTAATCGCGTTTCATTGCGTCTGCTTTAAGGATGAAGATATTAAATTGTTTGCCGATCACGGTTGTAAAGTTGTCCACAATCCGGCCAGCAACATGAAACTGGCCAGTGGCGTGGCTCCGGTACCGGAAATGCTTAATGCCGGCGTCATGGTCGGTCTGGGAACCGACGGCTGCGCCAGTAACAACAATCTGGACATGATAAAAGAAATGTCCACCGCAGCAAAACTTCACAAAGTTGCCAGACTCGATCCGACCGTAATGGACGCCCAAACAGTCGTACGCATGGCCACCATTGAAGGCGCGAAAGCTCTCAGCATGGATAAGATAACCGGTTCTCTGGAAGCTGGAAAGAAAGCCGATATTATAGTTATCGGTCTGAATAAACCGCACTTGACGCCGATTTACAGCGAATATTCGCATCTTGTTTACGCGATGAGCGGCGCTGATGTTGACACTGTTATAATTAACGGTAAAGTTGTGATGGAAAACCGCAAATTTTTGACCATCAATGAAGCCGAAGTGATGCAGAAGGCAAGAGAGATTGCTGTAAAGGTAAAGCAAAGTCTTAGGAAATAA
- the rimI gene encoding ribosomal-protein-alanine N-acetyltransferase, protein MKNTSEVTIDLMDGADLPDILAIERESFPSPWTAGMFTRELESSHSVCLTAKINIKGKSVIGAYIIFWLVADEVHLHNLAVKKEFKRQGIAFELMKVMKEIAGKNEITAQTLEVRESNIEAIKLYQKCGFVVKGIRPLYYAETHEDALIMWANVDPVRK, encoded by the coding sequence ATGAAAAATACCTCTGAGGTGACAATTGATCTGATGGACGGAGCTGATTTGCCAGATATACTGGCAATTGAGCGGGAATCCTTTCCATCACCATGGACGGCCGGTATGTTTACAAGAGAGCTGGAAAGTTCTCATTCCGTGTGTCTTACCGCAAAGATAAACATAAAAGGTAAGAGCGTCATCGGGGCGTATATAATTTTCTGGCTTGTTGCCGACGAAGTACATTTGCATAATCTTGCTGTAAAAAAAGAGTTCAAAAGGCAGGGTATCGCTTTTGAACTTATGAAAGTAATGAAGGAAATTGCTGGGAAAAATGAAATTACCGCCCAGACGCTGGAAGTGAGAGAATCAAATATCGAAGCAATAAAGCTTTACCAGAAATGCGGTTTTGTAGTAAAAGGAATAAGACCGCTTTATTATGCGGAAACTCATGAGGATGCCTTAATCATGTGGGCGAATGTTGACCCCGTTAGAAAATAG
- a CDS encoding PTS mannose/fructose/sorbose transporter subunit IIB produces the protein MAKDLNIVLVRVDSRLVHGQILEAWVPHVRARCIIVVDDKVAGDSFMETIIRMAVPSEIELIVSSVEDFVRNYNFTHGHGKKTIVLFSNIADACDAFHQGFRFDKLNIGNVYNNEYKICCSPSVFLCDKEIKCIEYLLEKSEVIVELKVVPKGKTVNISEVLRNYWKKKS, from the coding sequence TTGGCGAAAGATTTGAATATAGTTTTGGTTCGAGTTGACAGCAGGCTTGTCCACGGTCAGATATTGGAAGCCTGGGTGCCCCATGTGAGGGCAAGATGTATTATTGTTGTTGATGACAAAGTGGCCGGTGATTCTTTTATGGAGACCATAATCAGAATGGCCGTTCCCAGCGAAATCGAATTAATCGTCAGTTCTGTAGAAGATTTTGTCCGGAATTATAATTTTACCCATGGTCATGGTAAGAAAACAATAGTGTTATTCAGTAATATCGCTGATGCCTGCGATGCTTTTCATCAGGGATTTCGTTTTGATAAGTTAAACATTGGAAATGTTTATAATAATGAATACAAAATCTGTTGTTCTCCTTCCGTTTTTTTATGTGATAAAGAAATTAAATGCATAGAATACCTGTTAGAAAAATCCGAAGTTATTGTTGAGTTAAAAGTTGTGCCCAAAGGAAAAACTGTTAACATATCGGAAGTCCTTCGGAATTATTGGAAAAAGAAATCATAA
- a CDS encoding gluconolactonase: MFKKIALAAVGIAILLIITLITLQSPVNPVAYNAPAKPAMTGVLAPNDLLQKAELLAKGQVNSPEEIAVDEKGRLYFGTPTGTISRLLSDGVIETFATTGGRPLGMKFDTKGNLIVADAYKGLLSIDPRGTVSILATSAEGVPFKCTDALDVANNGTVYFTDASDKFPLKDFLLDMLEARPHGRLMRYDPFTGKVTVLISSLRFANGVALSRNEDFVLVNETYTYSIHRYWLAGPKAGTSDIFIENLPGFPDNISSNGKGKFWLALFTTRNGKLDTLHKYPKIKYLLGKIPASLWSKSKRYGFVVALDEQGNITGTFQDPTGKHLYNITSAQEYGGYLYIGSLHSNRIGKLKIEE, translated from the coding sequence ATGTTTAAAAAAATTGCTTTGGCCGCTGTAGGAATCGCTATTCTATTAATAATCACCTTGATCACGTTACAGTCACCGGTAAATCCTGTCGCTTATAATGCTCCCGCAAAACCAGCAATGACCGGAGTGCTGGCACCAAATGATCTTCTCCAGAAAGCAGAGCTTCTGGCCAAGGGGCAAGTTAACTCTCCAGAGGAAATCGCGGTGGATGAAAAAGGCCGCCTTTATTTCGGCACTCCGACCGGAACAATATCACGACTGCTATCAGATGGAGTCATCGAAACATTTGCCACAACCGGAGGACGCCCGCTGGGTATGAAGTTTGACACAAAAGGGAATCTGATCGTAGCCGATGCCTATAAAGGCCTTCTTTCTATTGATCCCAGGGGTACGGTCAGTATTCTGGCAACATCGGCTGAGGGCGTACCTTTCAAATGCACTGACGCGCTGGATGTGGCTAACAACGGAACGGTTTATTTTACGGACGCTTCCGATAAATTCCCATTAAAAGATTTTCTGCTGGACATGCTTGAAGCTCGTCCGCATGGCAGATTAATGCGCTACGATCCATTCACCGGCAAGGTAACTGTACTGATTAGTAGTCTTCGTTTTGCTAACGGTGTGGCTCTGTCCAGAAACGAGGATTTTGTCCTGGTCAATGAAACCTATACTTACAGCATACATCGTTACTGGCTTGCCGGACCAAAAGCAGGAACAAGTGACATTTTTATCGAGAATCTTCCCGGTTTTCCGGACAACATTTCTTCCAATGGTAAAGGCAAATTCTGGCTTGCGCTTTTCACCACCCGCAACGGCAAGCTCGACACATTGCATAAATATCCGAAAATTAAATATTTGCTGGGCAAAATACCAGCATCGTTGTGGTCTAAATCAAAACGTTATGGTTTTGTTGTCGCTCTTGACGAACAGGGAAACATAACCGGCACTTTCCAGGATCCGACCGGAAAACATTTATATAATATAACATCGGCACAGGAGTATGGAGGATATTTATATATAGGCAGTCTTCATTCCAACCGTATAGGCAAATTAAAGATCGAAGAATGA
- a CDS encoding alpha/beta hydrolase yields the protein MRIVKVILSFIIICILAGVGFVYLAPEKATKLAIDLERKRSSLERKEINLPGELHYVYLEGGKGEPLVLLHGFGANKDNFTRIARFLTSHYKVIIPDHIGFGESGHPQNADYKAGAQAARIRTLVQALGITKVHLGGSSMGGHISIMYAVLYPDEVKSMWLIDPNPGGIWSPPQNELSKIINTTGKNPLMARNENEFAEIFAFVMADPPFIPRPILNVMAQERIHNYDLEKRIFKELSADSAEEYVNGLKTPTLIVWGDKDRVLNPAAANILHKLMPRSEVIIMKGLGHLPMLEQPRQSADDYLKFRAGLDKAQ from the coding sequence ATGCGTATAGTAAAAGTGATTTTGTCTTTTATCATTATCTGTATATTGGCAGGTGTTGGTTTTGTTTACCTAGCGCCGGAAAAGGCCACGAAACTGGCAATAGATCTGGAACGCAAGCGTTCCAGTCTTGAGCGCAAAGAAATAAATCTGCCGGGTGAGCTCCATTATGTTTATTTAGAAGGCGGCAAGGGTGAGCCGCTTGTGTTACTGCACGGCTTTGGCGCTAACAAGGATAATTTTACCAGAATCGCCCGTTTTTTAACTTCACATTATAAAGTAATAATTCCCGACCACATCGGTTTCGGTGAATCCGGTCATCCTCAGAATGCCGACTATAAGGCAGGCGCTCAGGCAGCTAGAATCAGAACTCTAGTTCAAGCTTTGGGCATCACTAAAGTGCATCTGGGTGGAAGCTCCATGGGTGGCCATATTTCTATAATGTACGCAGTTCTTTATCCCGATGAAGTAAAGAGCATGTGGCTGATTGATCCGAATCCCGGAGGTATATGGAGCCCACCACAAAATGAATTGAGCAAGATAATCAATACGACTGGGAAAAATCCTCTTATGGCAAGAAACGAGAATGAGTTTGCCGAGATATTTGCATTTGTTATGGCTGATCCGCCTTTTATACCCCGTCCCATACTGAACGTAATGGCCCAAGAACGCATCCACAATTATGATTTGGAGAAACGTATTTTTAAAGAGTTGTCTGCCGATTCTGCAGAAGAATATGTTAACGGCCTCAAGACACCAACATTGATCGTTTGGGGTGATAAAGACCGCGTCCTCAATCCGGCTGCAGCCAATATTCTGCACAAGTTGATGCCACGCTCCGAGGTCATCATCATGAAGGGACTGGGACATTTGCCGATGCTTGAACAACCGCGTCAATCCGCTGATGATTATTTAAAATTCCGCGCTGGACTGGATAAAGCACAGTAA
- a CDS encoding oxidoreductase, whose translation MAGNIYIGEISKNEEIQEDCFLMKVKVASSFETPLPGQFVMIRIAGLNDPFLSRPISVYSFSRKNNFCLIELLYRVVGKGTQIMAGLIEGSQVEINGPLGNGFEIGSVGKNVVFIAGGIGIAPMSLLIENISRKFPSSSMTLYFGAQEAAAVVGLEKPQNICQDINICTDDGSLGAKSLVTQVFRKDMKKFSPTNTSIYACGPRGMLISLAKILSKSKFNCQVSLEERMACGTGACMGCAVAIKDKKGALGYQRVCADGPVFNLRDIIWK comes from the coding sequence ATGGCCGGAAACATCTACATCGGCGAAATTTCAAAGAATGAAGAAATTCAGGAAGACTGCTTTCTGATGAAAGTTAAAGTTGCTTCTTCCTTTGAAACTCCTCTGCCCGGCCAATTTGTCATGATTCGCATTGCCGGATTAAATGATCCGTTTTTGTCCCGTCCCATCAGCGTTTATTCCTTTTCCCGCAAAAATAATTTTTGTTTGATTGAATTGCTGTATCGAGTAGTAGGTAAGGGAACACAGATCATGGCGGGGTTGATTGAAGGTTCTCAAGTGGAAATCAACGGACCGCTGGGTAACGGTTTTGAAATTGGGTCTGTCGGAAAAAATGTGGTCTTTATTGCCGGCGGAATCGGTATAGCTCCTATGTCGTTATTGATTGAAAATATATCCCGCAAATTTCCTTCGTCCTCAATGACTTTATATTTCGGCGCTCAGGAAGCCGCGGCAGTGGTTGGGTTGGAAAAACCACAAAATATTTGTCAGGATATTAATATTTGTACTGATGACGGAAGCCTCGGTGCAAAGAGTCTGGTGACGCAGGTTTTTCGAAAAGACATGAAGAAGTTCTCACCGACAAACACTTCCATTTATGCTTGCGGTCCGAGGGGAATGCTCATATCGTTGGCGAAGATATTGAGCAAAAGCAAATTCAACTGCCAGGTATCTCTGGAAGAGCGGATGGCTTGCGGTACAGGTGCCTGCATGGGTTGCGCGGTAGCAATAAAAGATAAAAAAGGCGCACTCGGTTATCAGCGGGTTTGCGCTGATGGTCCGGTGTTTAATCTGAGAGATATTATCTGGAAATAA
- a CDS encoding transport-associated protein: MKTIYRLVVMMVAVVVLLMLRMPAQASEIDERIESTARNSYVFRTFLQDDDIKIKSIDGSVTLAGIVADNFNKSLAQETLAGMPGVKNVDNRLEVKGVYPTVNSDAWLRDKVKATLLFHSSVNGLKIEVNVKDGIVNLRGGATSIAQKELAAEYAKDVEGVKGVNNEMILIKAAKKTQTVGQKIDDASITAQVKLSLLYHRSTSAINTKVVTNNGDVTLYGKTGSVADKNLATKIASDVNGVNSVNNRMIIE, from the coding sequence ATGAAAACAATTTATAGACTAGTGGTAATGATGGTGGCGGTTGTCGTTTTGTTGATGCTCCGCATGCCTGCGCAGGCGTCTGAGATAGATGAACGCATCGAATCAACTGCCAGGAATTCATATGTATTCAGGACCTTCCTTCAGGATGATGATATCAAAATAAAGTCCATTGATGGCAGTGTCACCTTGGCGGGGATTGTCGCGGACAATTTCAATAAGTCATTGGCCCAGGAGACATTAGCAGGCATGCCCGGTGTCAAGAATGTTGACAACAGGCTGGAAGTCAAAGGTGTATACCCCACCGTAAACTCGGACGCATGGCTCCGTGATAAAGTGAAAGCCACGCTCTTGTTTCATAGCAGTGTGAACGGATTAAAAATTGAAGTTAATGTGAAAGACGGCATTGTCAACTTGCGAGGTGGTGCGACAAGTATCGCACAAAAGGAACTGGCGGCTGAATACGCCAAGGATGTGGAAGGAGTTAAAGGCGTAAATAATGAGATGATATTGATAAAGGCCGCAAAAAAAACACAGACGGTAGGCCAAAAGATTGATGATGCTTCCATCACCGCCCAGGTCAAGCTCTCATTGCTGTATCATCGATCGACCAGCGCCATTAATACCAAGGTAGTGACGAACAATGGCGACGTTACGTTGTACGGCAAAACCGGCAGTGTAGCGGACAAGAATCTTGCCACCAAAATTGCCAGCGACGTAAACGGCGTAAATAGTGTAAATAACCGGATGATTATAGAGTAG
- a CDS encoding formate acetyltransferase: protein MAEPAKNASIQELEKKQEWWWAAEKKRSKRLDYLRKAIWKKGAIGGLYPAGLHVDLEEAQLDTAKARELEFSPDPFVVKQAKIFAHYLDNKTIFITDKAQLVGYVGSLPNTIGWNPTIASMLNSEVVNDSTAIPEPIDASLKIINEVVTYWSGKSDLDKILPYMDLADVMKVVSGTIGWGAPVARGGYSGKDYEYIMTGKRAFEDIIAELDRQIDKADANVHKPGANSEMGDLYDKMNMWEAMKITLEAGIRHGQRFARLARIIAENYETDNKRKEELLQIANCCERVPAKTPRTLQESLQYDIFIQLFSRSEAIEGAWPARPDYYHGPYYDKDVNIDKSLTKEEAMDLVGEFLIRAAEISQYKVKMIREGLQGIEGTWVWTLGGVNKDGSDACNDMTIALLQAARLVRVANPTFSFRWHPKVKEEVLRECFECIRQGLGYPSMRNDPILIANSMHWHGHPIEEARTWVHQACMSPCPTTNHGFQSMRMANATANCAKIIEYVFTSGFDPVVNMQIGAETPDAATFTDFEQVYDAWILQMKTIFSTLVRPVNRARSLASKFTPRPFLSAISERSVEGGLDVNDPSISRGNSWITAFTWVENADSLAAIKKLVFEEKKYTMAQLKQAITDDWQGHEEMRLDFVKNAPKWGNDDDY, encoded by the coding sequence ATGGCAGAACCAGCAAAAAACGCTAGTATTCAAGAACTGGAAAAAAAACAAGAATGGTGGTGGGCCGCCGAGAAGAAAAGATCGAAGAGATTGGACTACCTCAGAAAGGCCATATGGAAAAAAGGTGCAATAGGTGGACTTTATCCGGCTGGCTTGCATGTCGATTTGGAGGAGGCCCAGTTGGATACCGCAAAGGCGCGCGAGCTGGAGTTTTCACCCGATCCGTTTGTCGTTAAACAGGCCAAGATTTTTGCTCATTACCTGGATAACAAGACGATCTTTATCACCGACAAGGCCCAGCTCGTAGGCTACGTGGGCAGCCTGCCCAATACGATCGGTTGGAATCCAACCATAGCCTCAATGCTGAATTCAGAGGTTGTCAATGACTCTACGGCTATTCCGGAGCCCATTGATGCGAGTCTAAAGATAATCAATGAGGTGGTTACTTACTGGTCCGGAAAATCTGATCTGGACAAGATCCTGCCCTACATGGACCTGGCCGACGTGATGAAGGTCGTCTCCGGCACGATAGGGTGGGGTGCCCCGGTCGCCAGGGGTGGTTATTCCGGCAAGGATTACGAATACATCATGACCGGCAAGCGGGCATTTGAAGACATCATTGCCGAACTTGACCGCCAAATCGACAAGGCGGACGCCAATGTCCACAAACCCGGCGCCAACTCGGAAATGGGCGATCTGTATGACAAGATGAACATGTGGGAAGCCATGAAGATAACCCTTGAAGCTGGTATTCGCCATGGTCAGCGCTTTGCACGCCTGGCCAGGATCATTGCGGAAAACTATGAGACCGATAATAAGCGCAAAGAAGAGCTCTTGCAGATCGCCAACTGCTGCGAACGAGTACCGGCCAAGACGCCCCGTACCCTCCAGGAATCGCTCCAGTACGACATCTTCATTCAACTGTTCAGCCGGAGCGAAGCAATTGAAGGCGCCTGGCCCGCCAGACCGGACTACTACCATGGTCCGTATTACGACAAAGACGTCAACATCGACAAGAGCCTCACCAAGGAAGAGGCCATGGATCTGGTCGGCGAGTTTCTGATCAGAGCCGCCGAGATTTCTCAGTACAAGGTGAAAATGATCCGGGAAGGATTGCAGGGTATAGAAGGAACCTGGGTCTGGACCCTGGGTGGTGTCAATAAAGACGGCAGCGACGCCTGCAACGATATGACAATTGCGTTGCTTCAGGCAGCACGTCTGGTCAGGGTTGCCAACCCGACCTTCAGTTTCCGTTGGCATCCTAAAGTCAAGGAAGAAGTCCTGCGCGAATGTTTTGAATGCATCCGCCAAGGGCTCGGTTATCCTTCAATGCGTAATGATCCTATCCTGATTGCTAATTCCATGCATTGGCACGGACACCCCATCGAGGAGGCCCGCACCTGGGTGCATCAGGCCTGCATGTCGCCGTGTCCCACGACCAATCATGGTTTCCAGTCCATGCGCATGGCCAACGCCACGGCGAACTGTGCCAAGATCATCGAGTACGTCTTTACCAGCGGTTTCGACCCGGTGGTCAACATGCAGATCGGAGCTGAAACGCCTGATGCGGCAACTTTCACCGATTTCGAGCAGGTATACGATGCATGGATTCTCCAGATGAAGACCATCTTCAGTACCCTGGTTCGTCCGGTGAACCGGGCCAGATCACTAGCTTCCAAGTTTACCCCACGGCCTTTCCTGTCGGCCATCTCCGAGCGTTCGGTTGAAGGCGGACTGGATGTGAACGATCCGTCGATCAGCCGTGGTAATTCCTGGATAACAGCATTTACCTGGGTAGAAAACGCCGATAGTTTGGCAGCAATCAAGAAGCTGGTTTTCGAAGAAAAGAAATACACCATGGCCCAGCTTAAGCAGGCGATCACCGACGATTGGCAGGGCCATGAGGAGATGCGTCTTGATTTCGTCAAGAATGCGCCTAAGTGGGGCAATGATGATGACTATG